A genomic stretch from Telopea speciosissima isolate NSW1024214 ecotype Mountain lineage chromosome 7, Tspe_v1, whole genome shotgun sequence includes:
- the LOC122668762 gene encoding transcription factor ORG2-like — protein MFLHPSHLQRVPKPSAITNIDPSLIKKLNHNASERDRRKKLITLYASLRSILPGADQTRKLSIPATISRVLKYIPELQKQVEKLKQRKQDILSSIHKKGDQIHIDTNQSNGIVRRSLPSVSVSQIEEREVMIQICGSQNMRSSLSEVLLNLEEEGLEVSNVSASASSGAVVFYNLHLQVYFLSQS, from the exons ATGTTCTTGCATCCTTCCCATTTACAAAGGGTACCTAAGCCTAGTGCCATTACCAATATTGATCCATCCTTAATCAAGAAGCTGAATCATAATGCCAGCGAACGTGATCGCCGCAAGAAATTAATCACTCTCTATGCTTCTCTTAGATCAATACTTCCAGGGGCTGATCAAACg AGGAAACTAAGCATTCCGGCGACGATTTCTCGGGTTTTAAAATACATACCTGAGCTGCAAAAACAAGTTGAGAAGCTGAAACAGAGAAAACAGGACATCCTATCAAGTATTCACAAGAAAGGAGATCAAATCCACATCGATACTAATCAAAGTAATGGGATTGTTCGAAGATCATTACCAAGTGTTTCGGTGAGtcaaattgaagaaagagaagtaatGATTCAGATATGTGGGAGTCAGAACATGAGAAGTTCACTGTCAGAGGTTTTGCTTAATTTGGAAGAAGAGGGCCTTGAAGTGTCTAATGTTTCAGCCTCTGCTTCATCAGGGGCAGTAGTGTTTTACAATCTACATCTTCAGGTCTACTTTCTTTCTCAATCATGA